ATTGAGTAGGGCCGCTGACATAAGAAGGGATCAGGTCTGCAAGCTCTTTTGCCCTCATGGCCGTTTGAGCATCCGCTTCCCGTAAACCCGAAGTGTGGTTCATTATCTGTGTGATGGTGAGATTGGCATCCTTTCCAGAGGGTGCTTTTAAGTCCATGAATTCGGGAATGTATTTCGAAACCGGATCGTCGACAGAAAGTTTTCCTTCATCCTGAAGCATCAGTAAGGCAACAGCTGTGACGGGTTTTGTCATGGAGGCAATCCAGAAAATGTGGTCGGGTTGCATGGGCGACCTTGTCTCATAATCTGCAACACCAACACTCCCGAGATGCAGGATGTTATCCTTCGAAACCACCGCGGTAACTGCTCCGGGTATAAAACCCGAATCTACAAATGCCTGCATAACGTCATCGATGGCTTTGACATTTGGGATGCTGTCGTTGCTTTTGTTGGAATGTGAACCGCAGGCAAAAAACAACATGCTGATAATTAAAAAATAGAATGTTTTCATGACAATGTGTATGGTGTGGTTATCTTATTTTTTCAAAAAAAGCTTTCATCAGCTTTGCACATTCTTCGGCCAAAACCCCTGAGGTAACGGTTGTCTTAGGATGTAAAACGCTAGGCGCTGACTTGGAAAAACCCCGTTTTTCGTCGCTTGCGCCGTAAACAACCCGTGAGAGTTGTGCCCAGCCCAACGCGCCGGCACACATGGGACAAGGTTCAACAGTGACAAAAAGCGTGCAGTCGGTTAGGTATTTTCCGCCAAGCACGTTGGCGGCTGCGGTTATCGCCTGCATTTCGGCGTGTGCGGTAACATCGTTGAGGGTCTCCACCAGGTTGTGTGCCCGGGCGATAATCCGGTGGTTGGCAACTACAACTGCACCCACCGGAACCTCGTTCTTATCGTAAGCTCTCTGCGCCTCAATCAGCGCCTGCCGCATAAAGTAAGTGTCGTCCAGCATATCTTATCTCCTCATTTCATTTTCTTCAAAAAGGGTGGGATAATCCATGTCCATATTTTTGAGAATATGATTCAGTATGGTTTCCCTGAACCACCGTGAGCGATTGGTGATTTTGTATTTCTTCAAATAGAAATTGATAACATCGTATTCTTCGTCGCTAAGCATAAACTCTGCTTTTTTCGACCTTGGAGTGGGACGTCCTTTTAATTTGTACTTTTTTGTCGTTCTCATTTCTTGTTGAAGAAATTATTCTGAAAAATTGCGTAAATCCTTTTCAGGCACAAAAAAACAAAATATTTTAACACGAAAGAAAAGAATATTGCATAAATTTGTATTTCTAAGCATTTGTTGGTTTTATAACCGGCCGATATTTCAAAAAAATGGCACAACACAATGAGTTAGGCAAAAGAGGCGAAGAGGAGGCCGTGAGATACCTGAAATCGAAAGATTATAAAATTGTTTGTCGGAACTGGAGATTTTACGGCTACGAGATTGATATTGTTGCGGAGAACGAAGAATTTATTGTCTTTGTCGAGGTGAAAACCAGAACGTCTGTTCAATGGGGGAATCCGGTGGGTTTTGTGAATAAGCTCCGAATGCGTAGAATGTTGGATGCTGCCGATCATTATCTGATTGAAATGGATATCGACAAGCCTGCCCGGTTCGATATTATCGGTCTGGTCTGGAATGGAAGAGGATTTGACCTGGAGCATATCGATGATGCTTTTTTGCCCTTCCTGTGAGCATTGGTTATTTACCTTACGCGATTATCAATCAGGAATATATGAATATAGAAGAGCTTTATGATTACTGTCTTTCCATTCCGGGTGCGGAAGTAACAACGCCGTTTGACGATGTTACATTGGTGATGAAAGTGTGTGACAAGATGTTTGCCCTTATCCCGTTGGATGCTGACAGATTGTCTGTCGCGCTCAAATGTGAACCGGAAAAAGCGGTGCGGTTGCGTGAAGAATACAGATGTGTGGAGCCTGCTTTTCATATGAACAAAACGTATTGGAACACAATTTATATAACTGGAGAAATGCCGGATGAGGAATTAAAAATATGGATCAGGCACTCGGTGGAAGAAGTCATTAAGAAATTACCCAAAATAAAGCAGAAAGAGTACTATGGATCAGTTGAGTGAAGACAGAAAAATTGTGCGGTTGGAGGAAACGGAATCGACAAATTCCTGCCTGAAAGAGTTATTAAGAACAGAACACTTGGAAGAAGGTTCTGTTGTGGTGGCTGATTTTCAAACGGCAGGCCGTGGACAGATGGGCAACAGCTGGTATTCGACAAAAGGAGATAATTTGCTTTTCAGTCTGTTGATTTATCCGATAGAGATTCCTGCTAACGAGCAGTTTATTATCTCCCGGATAATTTCACTGGCCATAAAAAATACCCTGGATCAGTTTACGGATGATATCCGGATCAAATGGCCCAACGATATTTACTGGAAAGACCGGAAAATTGCCGGTATTCTCATAGAAAACAGTTTGCAGGGGAAAATAATTGAAAACTCCATCATTGGAATCGGGTTGAACCTCAACCAGCAGGTGTTTCCGCCGGAATTGCCCAATCCGGTATCGTTGAGGCAAATCACTGCAACCGAACAGGATAAAGACTACATCCTGGATCTTTTGATGAAAGAGTTTTTTCTGTTATACAGGGGGTTGCAGCGCGGAGAAAAACAAGTTATTGAAGATGAATACATGCTTGATTTGTACCGGGTAAACGGTTATTACTGGTTTGAAGATGCAAACGGCAAGTTTCAGGCAAAAATCGATAACGTGCTTCCGTCCGGTCATCTTGTATTGAAGACGCTTGAGACCAATGAGGAGCGAATGTATGCGTTTAAGGAAATAGCTTTTATATAGAACAGATATAGATGAAATACAACAGAATTTTACTGAAACTCAGCGGTGAGTCGCTGACAGGAGAAAAAGGGTACGGGATAGATGAAGTCCGGTTGAATGACTATGCCCGACAAATAAAAGAAGCTGTACAAATGGGAGTGCAAGTCGGAATTGTTATCGGTGGTGGAAATATTTTCCGGGGCTTGAGCGGCTCGCAAAAAGGGTTTGACCGGGTAAAAGGTGACCAAATGGGCATGCTTGCCACCGTTATCAATAGCCTGGCATTGAGTTCTGCATTGACGGCCATTGGTCAGAAAAACAGGGTTTATACCTCCATTCGTATGGAACCTGTCGGCGAGCTTTACTCCAAATGGAAAGCGATTGAGTCCATGCAAAATGGTGAAGTGGCTATCCTTTCCGGAGGAACGGGAAACCCGTTCTTTACCACCGACACCGCTTCTGCTCTGCGTGGAATAGAGATTGAGGCTGATGCCATGTTTAAAGGCACCCGTGTTGACGGTGTTTATACTGCTGACCCCGAAAAAGATCCGTCGGCAACCAAGTTCGATACGATCTCATTTGATGAAGTTTACGACCGGGGCTTGCGGGTAATGGATCTTACGGCGACGACAATGTGCAAGCAAAATAACCTGCCCATTGTTGTTTTCGATATGGACACATACGGAAACCTGAAGAAGGTCCTTTCCGGGGATAATATTGGAACCCTGGTGCACGTGTGAAAGATTTATTCAAATATTTTCACTATTTTTGCTAACATAACATCAAACAAAAAGATATGGATATTTCAACAATTAAAAAAGATGCCGAGGAAAAGATGCAGATGACCTTGGAATTTCTGGAAGAAACTTTCGCACGAATTCGTGCAGGGAGAGCTAATGTGCGTATTCTTGACGGGGTGAGAGTAGAATATTATGGCAGTCACGTTCCGTTGTCGAATGTATCAACAGTCTCTACTCCTGATGCCAAAACTATTCTGGTTCAACCGTGGGAAAAAAATATGCTGAAAGTAGTTGAAAAAGCGATTATGGATTCTGACGTGGGAATTACCCCCGAGAACAACGGTGAAGTTATCCGCCTGGGAATCCCGCCGCTTACCGAAGAACGCCGCAGGCAGCTTGTGAAGCAGACCAAGCAGGAATCGGAGGATGCCAAGATCAGCATTCGGAACTCCCGCCGCGAAGGGATTGATGAGGTGAAAAAGGCTGTTAAAGATGGACTTCCCGAGGATATGGGAAAAGACGTTGAAAATGAGCTTCAAAAACTTCACGATAAATTCATCAAAAGAATTGATGATAAGTTCGCCGAAAAGGAAAAAGAAATACTTACCGTATAAATAGCGATGAGCGAGGAGGGAAGTAAGAGGGGACTGGTAATCAGAAATACGGGCAATAACTATCTGGTAAGAACGGACGAAGGGACGGACATGTCGTGTCTGGCAAAAGGGAATTTCCGTCTTAAGGGTATCCGGAGCACGAGCCCTGTGGTAGTGGGAGATAGGGTGAAAATCGATGTAAATTCTGATGGAACGGCATATATTACCGAAATTGAAGACCGTAAAAACTATATTGTCCGCAAGGCGTCCAACCTTTCCAAACACTCGCACATTCTTGCTGCCAACATTGATCTGGCTCTTCTTTGTGTTACTGTAAGGTTTCCGGAAACAACCACAGTATTTATCGACCGGTTTTTGGTTACCGCAGAGGCATACAGTGTTCCTGTTGTTCTTGTTTTCAACAAAACGGATATCTACGACAGCGATGACAGGGAATACGTGGATGGGTTAGTTCACTTGTATTCAACTGTCGGGTATACATGCATTAAAACCTCGGTGCTCACAGGAGAGGGGATGAATGAAGTACGTGAGCTTGTTTGTGGAAAGATTACACTGCTTGCCGGACATTCCGGCGTGGGAAAATCAAGTATCGTAAACACGCTGCAAAAAGACGCAACGCAAAAAGTAGGAAAGATATCGGATTACCACAACAAAGGAATGCATACTACTACTTTTTCGGAAATGATTGAACTTGAAAAGGGAGGCTTCGTTATCGACACTCCGGGAATCAAAGGATTCGGAACCATCGACATGACAACGGCTGAGGTTTCTCACTATTTTCCCGAGATTTTCAGGATTTCGTCGAAGTGCAAGTTTTATAACTGCCTGCACCTGAACGAACCCGGCTGTGCCGTGATAAAAGCGTTGGAAAATCATTACATCAGTCAGAGCCGGTATCAGTCTTATTTGAATATCCTGGAAGATGCAAACGAAGAAAAATACCGGTAATCTGGCTGTGCCGTAGGACTACAACAGAAACAGTTATGAACAGTGTATTGATGCTTATTCTCGAGATCCTTTACGCTTTAACCATCATCAGTGTGGTTATTGTGGTAATTTCTGAGAATAGGAATCCCATTAAGACGCTTTCATGGGTAATGGTGCTTGTGTTTTTGCCTTTTGTGGGATTAATCTGGTATCTTATTTTCGGCCAGGATTTTACCAAAAAACAAGTCATTACCAAACGGATGTACAGCAAGCTCAAGAAACGTCCACTGGATGAAGTTGGCCCGCTGGAGGAGTTTGCTTATCCCCAGGAGCATGCGAGTTTGATCCGTTTACTGAAAAACCTTGACCATACCCCGTTGCTGGGAGGGAACGATGTCCGGTTTTATACCCATGCCGCGGAAAAATTCGAAGATTTACTGCGCGATATTGAAAATGCAAAACAACATATCCACGTAGAGTATTATGTTTTTGAAGGGGATAACATCGGCAGAAAAGTGAGGGACGCATTGATCCGAAAGTCACTCGAAGGTGTTGAAGTACGCGTTATTTACGATAGCTTTGGTTCACGTAAAACCCCTAAAGCATTTTTTGAGGAGTTCAGAAAGGCCGGTATCGAAGCAGAACCGTTTCTAAAGGTTGCACTTCCCAAAATTACCTCGCGGCTAAATTTCCGGAATCATCGAAAAATAATTGTCATTGACGGACAGATTGGATATGTAGGAGGCATAAACATTGCCGACAGGTACATCTACGGTTTTAAATGGGGAATCTGGCGCGATACACATGTACGCATCGAAGGCAAAGGCGTGCAGGGTTTACAATCGATCTTTCTTATCGATTGGTTTTTTGTGAGTCAGACACTTATCACGTCGAGGAAATATTTTCCGGAGCTTCCTGTTTATGGAAGCATATCCATGCAGACTGTCAACAGCGGGCCATTCCGTGAGGAAAGGGAAATCTCTCACGGTATTCTTCAGGCCATTTACGATGCACAGAAGAGTATTTTCATTCAAACACCCTATTTCATTCCGCCTGAATCCATGATAGAAGCGCTGCAGGCAGCTGCTATCCGAGGACTGGATGTAAGGCTGATCATCTCCAAAAAATCGGATGTGCCTTTGGTGCAAATGGCATCACGTTCTTTCGTAAAGGAGATGCTGGAAAGTGGGGTGAAGGTGTATATGTACGAGAAAGGCTTTTTGCATTCCAAACTGATGGTGTTTGATGATTCCCTTACATTGATTGGTTCGGTGAATTTCGATTCACGCAGTTTTGAACACAATTTCGAGGTGGAAGCGTTTATCTACGATCACGATGTGGCAGAAAAAGCCATGGATATCATTGTTGAGGATCAACGGTTTTCTCAGGTTGTCTCCCTGCGTGAGTGGATGAGGAGACCGATGAGGCTCAGGTTTATTGAATCTTTAATGCGTTTGTTTGCACCTTTGTTATAACCAATTATAGAAAAATATGGTTAGGATCTATTTAATCGGATATATGGGTGTGGGAAAGACCACGGTTGGCAAGAAACTGGCTAAGTTGCTCGATATAGGTTTTGTCGATTTAGATAAGTTTATCGAGAGCAAATACCATAAGACTGTGCCAGAGCTTTTTGCTGAACGGGGTGAACGTGAATTTCGCCTGATCGAGCAAAAATCGTTAATCGAGGTTTCAGAGATAGAGGATGTGGTGGTTTCGACAGGCGGCGGGACCCCCTGTTTTTTTGAAAATATCCGGCTGATGAATCAAACAGGAACTACGGTATATATTCATGCGGAACCCGAAGAACTTGCAGCCAGGTTACGGACATCGAAAACAGTTCGACCCATTGTTTCCGGAAAAACCGGAGAGGACCTGACGTTATTCATTGCCCAACACCTGAAAGAAAGGGAGCGGTTTTACAATCAGGCACAAGTTATTTACAAAACCGACCGTTTAATCACAAAAGAAGATATTCACCTGACCGTTGACAGAATTGCTGACGAAATAAAAAAACGGCTAAAATGATATACGAACCCTTAAGAAGCACACAATTTGTTGTTCGTGAATTGCTGCTGAAAGCAGACAAACAAAACATCTCGCTTGTAATAGGTATTCCAAAGGAAAATCAAAAAGTGGAAAAACGGCTGGCAATCACTCCCGAAACAACGGCCCTGCTTGTTGAATCGGGTTATCAGGTAATGATTGAATCCGATGCCGGGCTGGCTATTAATTATTCCGACCGGTATTATTCCGATTCAGGAGCAAATATCGTACAAACAAAGGCCGAAGTTTTTCAGGCCGATATTATTCTGAAGGTCTCAGCACCTACTTTTGATGAAGTTTCGATGATGAAACCACGAAGCAGTGTGTTTTCGTTTTTGCAGTTGTACCTGATCTCATCGGAAACACTGGAGCTAATGGCGGAAAAACGCATAAATGCGCTGGCTTATGAGTTGATTTATGATGATAGCCAGATTTCTCCTTTTGTAACTGCCATCAGTGAAATTGAGGGAGCATACTCCATTTCTGTAGCATCGGAATTGCTCAGCAGTGCACACGGTGGAAAAGGTATTCTGTTGGGTGGGGTTCCAGGGATTTCGCCTACCGAAGTGGTGATTATAGGGGCAGGTGTTGCGGGAGCTGTGGCTGCGCGTGCTGCGCTTGCATTAGGTGCTACAGTGAAAATATTTGATAACGATATCAATAAACTTAGGAAAATCCAGCACGAATTGGGTCGGATGGTGTTTACCTCTACCCTGCAACCGAATGTGTTGCGCAATGTTTTTCGCTCTGCCGATGTGGTGATCGGAGCCATGCAATATGTAAATAAAACGCACTTGTACCGTATCTCCACCGACTTGATCCGCGAAATGAAGAAAGGGTCGCTCATTATTGACTTGCGTATGTCATATGGAGGATGTTTCGAAACTACGATGGAAGCGTGTTTACCCAATCATCCCCAGGTTTTTGAACGGTTCGGTATTTTGCATTTCTGTGAATTAAGCATAAGCTCCCGCGTAGCACGCACAGCATCCATCGCTTTGAGCAATATTTTTATTTCGATGTTCTCGGCAATGGCCGAGAGTGGGGGAGTAGGACGGTTCGCCCGTTTCGACCGCGGTTTTGCCTCCGGATTCTACATGTTTACCGGGAAAATGGTCAATTCTTATGTAGCCAATCATTTTAATTGGCCGGTAAACGATATCGGGTTGTTCCTGCCGGGATTGTAGAGAAATGAGCTTTTGAGGTTGAATAATGGCAGAAATATATTATCTTCTCACTTGGGGCACTTTCTGGTTGATGCTCTTATGCTTTGTCTTTCTTTTAACCGTTTCCGTTCCTAGGCGTGACGATTTAAGAAGCTATAAACGCGTGCGTCTTTTGTTGGCGTGGGGCGTTTTTTTTCTGATGACGCTCGTAAATCTAACTGAACTCAGTATGAGCGACTCCGGAACCAACGACGACATTTGGTATACGCGACTAATGACGCTGTGGATTGGAGCGTGTGTGGCTCCCGTTTTTTCGATTGTAAATATTACCTTGATAAACAGTCATTTCTTTTCGTGGAGGAATCTTGTCAGGGATTTGGTTATTCCCCTTGTACTGGTTGTCGGCAACGTATTCTTGTTCGAGATTTTCTCTGCCAAATCACTGGCCTTCCTTTTTGCTTATGTTGTTTTCATTGTCTACTATGTGCTTGTGGTGGTGGTCTATACGGTGATTTTTCTTCGCAACTACAGACAATATTCTATCCGGCTCAACAATTATTTTTCCGAACCCGGCTCCAATCTGCTGAAATGGACAGTAACCACGCAGTTTCTGGCCACCTCAAGCGGTATAATGGCTTTTGTAAGTTTATTTATGCCGCATGGATGGTTGTGCGTTTTCGCCTTATTCCTCAATATCCTTTATCCGTATTATGCTATACGGTTTATTAATTATGCATTTCAGTTTCCTGTTATAGCCCCAGTGGTGGAAGAAGTTATGGAGGAAGAGCCAGTCGTCAGAGATTCGGTTTTCATGCTGGAAGATATTGTTGGTGAATGGGAAAAAGAAAAACGCTACCTTCAGCCCGAACTCAATATCGAAATGGTTGCCCATGAATTGAGTACCAACCGCACCTATCTTTCCTCTTACATTAATACCTGCAAAAACAAAAACTTTAAAGAATGGATTAGCGACTTGCGTATTGCCGAGGCGCAACGCCTCCTGCTGTCCGAACCCAAAACACCGATAAACGAAATAGGCGAACGGGTGGGATTTTCGGACAAAGGAAACTTCAGTACCCGTTTTTCCAAAAGCGTTGGCATGAGCCCTTCCTTGTGGCGGAAGACGCATTTGAAATGAAAAATGTGTTGCAGCTTTGTCAAAGTTCCGGACTTTGACAAAGGTATCTGCTGTAAACTCCTCTCCTCCGCATTCCGTCTCCCGTCTCTTCCAATTGTTAAAAAGCAGGCAGTTTTTGCACGATTGTTGCAAACACGAATTTTTTGTTGGAAACACAACCCTTCTTTTGCCTTCTCCCAGTAGCTTTGTCGCAAATTCTCCGAAGAATTTTATTTTAACCCTGTAATTAGATATGAGACAAGAAAATTTGCAAACGAACAATGCGGTTGAACATTATGAAGCTCCTGATATCGAAATGATCGATATTGAATTGAATCAAAACATTTTAGGCGGAAGTGTTCCAGATATGCCTGTTCACGATTGGTAAGATATTGTAAGCAATGATTATTTTTCGGAAGTCCCAAAACAAAACAGCCTATTAATCCA
This portion of the Petrimonas sulfuriphila genome encodes:
- a CDS encoding nucleoside deaminase; amino-acid sequence: MLDDTYFMRQALIEAQRAYDKNEVPVGAVVVANHRIIARAHNLVETLNDVTAHAEMQAITAAANVLGGKYLTDCTLFVTVEPCPMCAGALGWAQLSRVVYGASDEKRGFSKSAPSVLHPKTTVTSGVLAEECAKLMKAFFEKIR
- a CDS encoding YraN family protein; translation: MAQHNELGKRGEEEAVRYLKSKDYKIVCRNWRFYGYEIDIVAENEEFIVFVEVKTRTSVQWGNPVGFVNKLRMRRMLDAADHYLIEMDIDKPARFDIIGLVWNGRGFDLEHIDDAFLPFL
- a CDS encoding MmcQ/YjbR family DNA-binding protein, with product MNIEELYDYCLSIPGAEVTTPFDDVTLVMKVCDKMFALIPLDADRLSVALKCEPEKAVRLREEYRCVEPAFHMNKTYWNTIYITGEMPDEELKIWIRHSVEEVIKKLPKIKQKEYYGSVE
- a CDS encoding biotin--[acetyl-CoA-carboxylase] ligase, which encodes MDQLSEDRKIVRLEETESTNSCLKELLRTEHLEEGSVVVADFQTAGRGQMGNSWYSTKGDNLLFSLLIYPIEIPANEQFIISRIISLAIKNTLDQFTDDIRIKWPNDIYWKDRKIAGILIENSLQGKIIENSIIGIGLNLNQQVFPPELPNPVSLRQITATEQDKDYILDLLMKEFFLLYRGLQRGEKQVIEDEYMLDLYRVNGYYWFEDANGKFQAKIDNVLPSGHLVLKTLETNEERMYAFKEIAFI
- a CDS encoding UMP kinase; translated protein: MKYNRILLKLSGESLTGEKGYGIDEVRLNDYARQIKEAVQMGVQVGIVIGGGNIFRGLSGSQKGFDRVKGDQMGMLATVINSLALSSALTAIGQKNRVYTSIRMEPVGELYSKWKAIESMQNGEVAILSGGTGNPFFTTDTASALRGIEIEADAMFKGTRVDGVYTADPEKDPSATKFDTISFDEVYDRGLRVMDLTATTMCKQNNLPIVVFDMDTYGNLKKVLSGDNIGTLVHV
- the frr gene encoding ribosome recycling factor: MDISTIKKDAEEKMQMTLEFLEETFARIRAGRANVRILDGVRVEYYGSHVPLSNVSTVSTPDAKTILVQPWEKNMLKVVEKAIMDSDVGITPENNGEVIRLGIPPLTEERRRQLVKQTKQESEDAKISIRNSRREGIDEVKKAVKDGLPEDMGKDVENELQKLHDKFIKRIDDKFAEKEKEILTV
- the rsgA gene encoding ribosome small subunit-dependent GTPase A, producing the protein MSEEGSKRGLVIRNTGNNYLVRTDEGTDMSCLAKGNFRLKGIRSTSPVVVGDRVKIDVNSDGTAYITEIEDRKNYIVRKASNLSKHSHILAANIDLALLCVTVRFPETTTVFIDRFLVTAEAYSVPVVLVFNKTDIYDSDDREYVDGLVHLYSTVGYTCIKTSVLTGEGMNEVRELVCGKITLLAGHSGVGKSSIVNTLQKDATQKVGKISDYHNKGMHTTTFSEMIELEKGGFVIDTPGIKGFGTIDMTTAEVSHYFPEIFRISSKCKFYNCLHLNEPGCAVIKALENHYISQSRYQSYLNILEDANEEKYR
- the cls gene encoding cardiolipin synthase, which produces MNSVLMLILEILYALTIISVVIVVISENRNPIKTLSWVMVLVFLPFVGLIWYLIFGQDFTKKQVITKRMYSKLKKRPLDEVGPLEEFAYPQEHASLIRLLKNLDHTPLLGGNDVRFYTHAAEKFEDLLRDIENAKQHIHVEYYVFEGDNIGRKVRDALIRKSLEGVEVRVIYDSFGSRKTPKAFFEEFRKAGIEAEPFLKVALPKITSRLNFRNHRKIIVIDGQIGYVGGINIADRYIYGFKWGIWRDTHVRIEGKGVQGLQSIFLIDWFFVSQTLITSRKYFPELPVYGSISMQTVNSGPFREEREISHGILQAIYDAQKSIFIQTPYFIPPESMIEALQAAAIRGLDVRLIISKKSDVPLVQMASRSFVKEMLESGVKVYMYEKGFLHSKLMVFDDSLTLIGSVNFDSRSFEHNFEVEAFIYDHDVAEKAMDIIVEDQRFSQVVSLREWMRRPMRLRFIESLMRLFAPLL
- a CDS encoding shikimate kinase; this translates as MVRIYLIGYMGVGKTTVGKKLAKLLDIGFVDLDKFIESKYHKTVPELFAERGEREFRLIEQKSLIEVSEIEDVVVSTGGGTPCFFENIRLMNQTGTTVYIHAEPEELAARLRTSKTVRPIVSGKTGEDLTLFIAQHLKERERFYNQAQVIYKTDRLITKEDIHLTVDRIADEIKKRLK
- a CDS encoding alanine dehydrogenase; amino-acid sequence: MIYEPLRSTQFVVRELLLKADKQNISLVIGIPKENQKVEKRLAITPETTALLVESGYQVMIESDAGLAINYSDRYYSDSGANIVQTKAEVFQADIILKVSAPTFDEVSMMKPRSSVFSFLQLYLISSETLELMAEKRINALAYELIYDDSQISPFVTAISEIEGAYSISVASELLSSAHGGKGILLGGVPGISPTEVVIIGAGVAGAVAARAALALGATVKIFDNDINKLRKIQHELGRMVFTSTLQPNVLRNVFRSADVVIGAMQYVNKTHLYRISTDLIREMKKGSLIIDLRMSYGGCFETTMEACLPNHPQVFERFGILHFCELSISSRVARTASIALSNIFISMFSAMAESGGVGRFARFDRGFASGFYMFTGKMVNSYVANHFNWPVNDIGLFLPGL
- a CDS encoding helix-turn-helix transcriptional regulator codes for the protein MAEIYYLLTWGTFWLMLLCFVFLLTVSVPRRDDLRSYKRVRLLLAWGVFFLMTLVNLTELSMSDSGTNDDIWYTRLMTLWIGACVAPVFSIVNITLINSHFFSWRNLVRDLVIPLVLVVGNVFLFEIFSAKSLAFLFAYVVFIVYYVLVVVVYTVIFLRNYRQYSIRLNNYFSEPGSNLLKWTVTTQFLATSSGIMAFVSLFMPHGWLCVFALFLNILYPYYAIRFINYAFQFPVIAPVVEEVMEEEPVVRDSVFMLEDIVGEWEKEKRYLQPELNIEMVAHELSTNRTYLSSYINTCKNKNFKEWISDLRIAEAQRLLLSEPKTPINEIGERVGFSDKGNFSTRFSKSVGMSPSLWRKTHLK